Proteins encoded within one genomic window of Candidatus Kryptoniota bacterium:
- a CDS encoding HDIG domain-containing metalloprotein, whose translation MVEAKERSKTIFQKLTNLDFEKSTAIKLLLLAGVVLILTSLTPSLNQLTVQYEVGTIWTHDDVIAPFSFPIYKDPADYQAETKQAELNVKPVFDKIEIERSRMDSLGIFIDNVKNALRLQIRLRRDQVRGAFVSDSTALHELLQSLPYRFSDVEWYQLVIDARKNPSLLQGMGDLVPVTVSIVGNAYERGIIDRPRNQVGSPVIAVRQNNSEGPVILDQVLTIGEVSLQLEQAALAMFRGDTSAAQTISSAISAQILPNLSYNHNQTQREIAASIDLVPRTTGFVKENERIVSKHDRITNDIKLKLDSLERALLERTGKTDIILQFVGRFLIVFVIIGLFSIYLFLFRKKIFYSNKMLSLIAALLIFEGILMFFAFTAQTALPVQYLVLVPVASMILAIIFDSRVAFQGTVAIALLIGAMKGNDFSAALASLSAGALAVYTVRDIKNRTQIFRSLVFIFLGYSIAMLATALQRSEDPSTMLAEFSFIAINSVLSPIITFGLLIFFEKVFGIATDLTLLELSDFNQPLLRELSQKAPGTFHHSIIVGTLAEKAAESVGANPILARVGAYYHDIGKTLRPEYFVENTMDLNKSKHEWLPPDVSVQVVVSHVTQGIELAKKYRIPQRIIDFIPMHHGTTLVAYFYGKALRRPFATGDVSEEDYRYDGPRPQSKETAIVMLADSVEAATRSLQDKSFENVETIIDTIIKSRYEEGQLDETNLTFNDLTKIKESFAAVMAGIYHKRIEYPGHSEGYPPSETADIPEPVADLSQREIDELAPPPTRTKKRAHRTNSRPAARRIRRK comes from the coding sequence GCTCAATCAACTTACCGTTCAGTACGAGGTTGGAACAATCTGGACGCATGACGATGTGATCGCGCCGTTCTCGTTTCCGATTTATAAGGACCCGGCCGATTACCAGGCTGAGACAAAACAGGCCGAGTTGAATGTGAAACCGGTTTTCGACAAGATCGAGATCGAACGAAGCCGCATGGATTCGCTCGGAATCTTCATAGACAACGTCAAGAACGCGTTAAGGCTACAGATACGGCTAAGGCGCGACCAGGTAAGAGGCGCTTTCGTTTCGGACTCCACCGCACTGCACGAGCTTCTACAGAGTTTACCTTACAGATTCTCAGACGTGGAATGGTACCAGCTGGTCATCGACGCCCGAAAGAATCCGTCACTGCTGCAAGGCATGGGTGATCTCGTTCCTGTAACTGTCTCAATCGTTGGCAACGCGTATGAGAGAGGCATCATCGACCGACCCCGGAATCAGGTCGGGTCCCCCGTGATCGCGGTCAGGCAGAATAATTCAGAAGGACCTGTGATACTCGACCAGGTCCTTACGATCGGCGAGGTTTCGCTCCAGCTCGAACAGGCGGCACTGGCAATGTTTAGAGGCGACACCTCAGCGGCCCAGACGATATCCTCTGCAATATCCGCCCAGATTCTTCCGAACCTGTCGTATAATCACAACCAGACTCAGCGGGAGATCGCAGCGTCGATCGACCTTGTACCACGAACCACCGGATTCGTAAAGGAAAACGAGAGGATCGTAAGTAAACACGACAGGATTACGAACGACATAAAACTCAAACTCGACTCTCTGGAGCGCGCTTTACTGGAAAGGACCGGGAAGACCGATATCATTCTTCAGTTCGTCGGCCGATTCCTGATCGTGTTCGTGATCATCGGGCTGTTCAGCATTTACCTTTTCCTTTTCAGAAAAAAGATTTTTTACAGCAACAAGATGCTATCGTTAATCGCGGCGCTCCTGATTTTCGAGGGTATCCTCATGTTCTTCGCGTTCACGGCTCAGACAGCCCTTCCGGTCCAGTATCTCGTGCTCGTCCCGGTCGCTTCAATGATACTGGCAATAATTTTCGATTCACGCGTGGCGTTTCAGGGAACGGTGGCAATAGCCTTGTTGATCGGGGCAATGAAAGGGAACGACTTCAGCGCGGCGCTCGCGTCTCTCAGTGCCGGTGCGCTGGCCGTGTATACTGTCCGCGACATAAAGAACAGGACTCAGATTTTCAGAAGTCTGGTTTTCATCTTCCTCGGATATTCCATCGCGATGCTCGCCACCGCTTTGCAGAGGTCGGAAGATCCCTCCACGATGCTCGCGGAATTCTCGTTCATTGCAATCAACTCCGTCCTCTCTCCGATAATCACGTTCGGCCTCCTCATCTTCTTCGAAAAAGTGTTCGGTATCGCCACCGACCTGACGCTTCTCGAACTTTCCGACTTCAATCAGCCGCTGCTCCGTGAGCTTTCGCAGAAGGCACCGGGCACGTTCCATCATTCGATCATCGTCGGTACGCTTGCGGAAAAGGCGGCCGAATCTGTCGGTGCAAACCCCATCCTGGCGCGCGTCGGCGCATACTACCACGACATCGGGAAGACTTTACGTCCGGAATATTTCGTCGAGAACACGATGGACCTGAACAAATCCAAACACGAATGGCTCCCGCCGGATGTCAGCGTTCAGGTGGTCGTATCACATGTCACACAGGGAATCGAGCTGGCAAAGAAGTACCGCATCCCGCAGAGAATCATAGATTTCATTCCAATGCATCATGGTACAACCCTTGTCGCTTATTTTTACGGCAAGGCCCTCCGCCGGCCGTTCGCCACGGGTGACGTAAGCGAAGAGGACTACAGGTACGACGGGCCGCGGCCGCAGTCGAAAGAGACCGCGATCGTCATGCTCGCCGATTCCGTCGAGGCAGCTACACGCTCACTGCAGGACAAGTCTTTCGAGAACGTCGAAACAATCATCGACACCATCATCAAAAGCAGGTACGAAGAGGGACAGCTGGACGAAACGAACCTCACATTCAACGACCTGACAAAGATTAAAGAAAGTTTCGCGGCCGTAATGGCAGGTATATATCACAAGAGGATCGAATATCCCGGCCACTCTGAAGGATACCCTCCCAGCGAAACGGCGGATATACCCGAGCCCGTCGCCGATTTGAGCCAGAGAGAAATCGACGAACTCGCTCCGCCTCCAACCCGGACAAAGAAGCGTGCGCACAGGACCAATTCCCGGCCTGCCGCCAGACGGATACGCAGAAAGTAA
- the xerD gene encoding site-specific tyrosine recombinase XerD yields MHSTELNAKTGNQLDLFFEFMKFEKGLSDNSLMSYRNDLNRYAFYMIGKGASGFNEISRSDVRNYFKSLFDIGLKQSSIARNFSAVKNLHRFLVFRKFAELDPTANLDRPKPSKKLPTVLSKEEIERLINAPDTNSDLGIRDRAIVETMYATGVRVSELVNLKKRDLIFSENVIRVLGKGSKERIVPIGDIALEWMRRYEKSVRPKLGPSTPGKKSVTSEFFFVNFRGGKLSRISVWRMLQKYAGKANIKKQIHPHTLRHTFATHLLEGGADIRAVQEMLGHSDIGTTQIYLHLDRGYLREVLDRFHPRGKYVK; encoded by the coding sequence ATGCATTCAACTGAACTAAACGCGAAGACCGGGAACCAACTCGACTTGTTTTTCGAATTCATGAAATTCGAGAAAGGCCTTTCGGACAACAGTCTCATGTCTTACCGGAACGACTTGAACCGGTATGCGTTCTACATGATTGGAAAGGGAGCATCCGGATTTAACGAGATATCTCGTTCCGATGTCAGAAATTACTTCAAGTCTCTTTTCGATATAGGACTAAAACAGAGTAGCATCGCGAGAAATTTCTCCGCGGTGAAGAACCTGCATCGATTCCTCGTGTTCAGGAAATTTGCCGAGCTCGACCCGACCGCAAATCTCGACAGGCCGAAGCCATCGAAAAAGCTCCCGACAGTGTTGAGCAAGGAAGAAATCGAGAGACTGATCAACGCGCCGGACACGAATTCCGATTTGGGAATCAGAGACCGCGCCATTGTCGAGACGATGTACGCAACGGGAGTCAGGGTAAGCGAACTCGTGAATCTCAAGAAGAGGGATTTGATATTCAGCGAGAATGTTATCCGGGTTCTCGGCAAAGGATCGAAGGAACGAATCGTCCCGATCGGCGATATTGCGCTCGAGTGGATGAGGCGGTACGAGAAATCCGTGCGCCCGAAACTCGGCCCGTCAACGCCGGGGAAGAAATCAGTAACGAGCGAGTTCTTCTTCGTAAATTTCCGCGGAGGAAAACTCTCCAGGATCTCCGTCTGGAGAATGCTTCAAAAATACGCCGGGAAAGCAAACATCAAGAAACAAATCCACCCTCACACGCTGAGACACACTTTCGCCACTCACCTGCTCGAGGGTGGTGCCGACATCCGCGCGGTCCAGGAGATGCTCGGGCACAGCGACATCGGCACGACTCAAATTTACCTGCACCTCGATAGAGGATATCTCAGGGAGGTGCTCGACCGGTTTCACCCGCGAGGAAAATATGTTAAATGA
- a CDS encoding site-2 protease family protein, whose protein sequence is MLNEIYILPVLLFSVIIHEISHGYAALKLGDPTARDAGRLTLNPIPHIDLFGSIIVPLFSLISVGHILIAWAKPVPVNPMNLSNHRRDEIVVSAVGPLSNLVMAFVCAIFTILLLKIQPLIGDAGASSLFYIFLLRMFSGGMYLNVMLGVFNLVPIPPLDGSHVLEAFLPPAAAETYSRIGFAGIFLIILLMRLPAFLVVFNSAIDFFYGPLYQLVLTFA, encoded by the coding sequence ATGTTAAATGAAATTTATATACTCCCCGTTCTCCTTTTTTCCGTAATCATCCATGAGATTTCGCACGGGTATGCCGCGTTAAAACTCGGTGACCCGACCGCGCGCGACGCAGGCAGGCTGACTCTCAATCCGATACCTCACATCGATTTGTTCGGGTCCATCATCGTTCCTCTCTTCTCACTAATATCAGTCGGTCACATCCTCATCGCGTGGGCAAAACCGGTGCCCGTGAACCCGATGAATCTCTCGAACCACAGAAGGGACGAGATCGTCGTGTCGGCGGTTGGTCCGCTTTCGAACCTCGTCATGGCTTTTGTCTGCGCGATCTTCACTATTCTCCTGCTCAAGATCCAGCCTCTGATAGGCGATGCAGGCGCTTCCTCACTTTTTTATATCTTCCTTTTGAGGATGTTTTCGGGCGGAATGTACCTGAACGTCATGCTGGGAGTGTTCAATCTGGTCCCAATTCCACCTCTAGACGGCTCGCACGTCCTCGAAGCATTCCTCCCTCCAGCTGCCGCGGAAACTTACAGCCGCATCGGGTTCGCTGGAATATTTCTTATCATTCTTCTCATGCGATTGCCGGCATTCCTCGTGGTGTTCAACAGCGCGATAGATTTCTTTTACGGCCCGCTCTACCAGCTCGTCTTAACTTTTGCATGA
- the lysC gene encoding lysine-sensitive aspartokinase 3, translating to MIVMKFGGTSVEDSDAIKRLAEIVRAEIPRGPIVFVSACAGVTNQLLRIAELSAAGKKDEASDLIAAIRGRHEKLVDEVIASELPKNYLKGKISVYAHELKNLSQAISVLGEVTNRSRDAIASYGERLSSMIVAQALEESSLKTSLVDAREFMITNERYTKATPNLSVVEEKAKKVLLTRVSEGSIVVTQGFIGSSEKGITTTIGRGGSDYSAAIVGSLLGAEEIQIWTDVDGVLTADPSIVPGARRIKKMSFNEASELAYFGARVLHPKTILPAIEKDIPVYVRNSRNPSYRGTLITKGDGAAECIVKSIAYKERITLLNLVSSRMFLASDFLEAVFAVFNKFKTIAHAVATSEVSVSVAVDDTTNLEEMKKEISGFAEISSSGGKAIVCVVGDNIRKSPGIVGKIFSALTDIRINMISQGASEINIGFVVDESDIERAVRSLHAELFSNTGPYKLSEEIFD from the coding sequence ATGATCGTAATGAAATTCGGCGGAACCTCCGTCGAAGATTCCGATGCAATCAAGAGGCTGGCTGAAATCGTACGAGCCGAAATTCCCCGCGGACCTATTGTGTTCGTTTCCGCGTGCGCCGGCGTGACAAATCAACTCCTCAGGATAGCCGAGCTGTCGGCAGCAGGCAAAAAGGACGAAGCCTCCGACCTGATCGCGGCGATAAGAGGCAGGCACGAGAAGCTTGTGGACGAGGTCATCGCTTCGGAACTTCCGAAAAATTATCTGAAAGGAAAAATTTCCGTCTACGCTCACGAGCTGAAGAATCTCTCTCAAGCCATTTCGGTACTCGGCGAGGTGACGAACAGGTCCCGTGACGCGATCGCATCATACGGCGAGCGGCTCTCTTCGATGATAGTCGCCCAGGCGCTTGAGGAGAGTTCGCTCAAGACATCGCTTGTCGATGCGAGAGAGTTCATGATAACAAATGAACGATACACAAAAGCGACGCCCAATCTCTCTGTCGTCGAAGAGAAAGCGAAAAAGGTTCTCCTTACCCGCGTGTCCGAAGGAAGTATAGTAGTGACGCAAGGATTCATCGGCTCGAGCGAAAAGGGAATCACGACAACCATCGGGCGAGGCGGTTCGGACTATTCCGCCGCGATTGTCGGATCTCTCCTTGGCGCCGAGGAGATCCAGATCTGGACTGACGTCGACGGAGTTCTGACAGCTGATCCGTCGATCGTTCCCGGCGCACGGCGAATCAAGAAGATGTCGTTCAACGAGGCTTCCGAGCTCGCGTACTTCGGCGCGCGCGTGCTCCATCCTAAAACGATTCTCCCGGCAATCGAGAAGGATATACCCGTTTACGTCCGAAATTCCAGGAACCCATCTTACCGCGGCACACTGATTACGAAAGGCGACGGGGCTGCCGAATGTATTGTGAAATCAATCGCTTACAAGGAACGGATCACGCTTCTGAATCTCGTTTCCAGCAGAATGTTTCTCGCGTCTGATTTCCTGGAAGCGGTTTTTGCGGTCTTCAATAAATTCAAGACTATCGCGCATGCCGTTGCCACAAGCGAAGTCAGCGTATCGGTGGCTGTCGACGATACGACGAATCTCGAGGAAATGAAAAAGGAAATCTCCGGGTTCGCAGAAATTTCTTCTTCCGGCGGAAAGGCCATCGTTTGCGTTGTAGGCGACAACATCCGGAAGAGTCCGGGAATCGTCGGAAAGATTTTTTCTGCGCTGACGGATATTCGCATAAACATGATATCTCAGGGCGCGTCGGAAATAAATATCGGTTTTGTCGTAGATGAATCGGACATCGAGCGTGCCGTGCGCTCGCTGCACGCGGAACTGTTTTCAAACACCGGACCTTATAAACTGTCCGAAGAAATCTTCGATTGA
- the lysA gene encoding diaminopimelate decarboxylase — translation MKSQIEYRKGRLYIEDVPASVLAERFGTPLYVYSKNQITKNIGSLLKAFAVIPNSRILYALKANSNVEILKHIRSTGVGADTVSAGEIFLALKGGFPPASISFAGVGKCDTDIDYALERKIGTIIIESVEELKVVSKRAANLGQTARVTFRVNPDVDAHTHPHISTGLKENKFGIPIESARDVIRLARTLKNVEFLGLHCHIGSQITEVAPFEEAADSLRKLVMELKRESIRVRQIDLGGGIGVRYVNAIRHKLLPEEGKKAHSINLNDLAKVIKKKLVFPNCELVMEPGRFIVAESGVLLTRVLYRKRISERSFVVVDAGMNDMMRHALYSAYHQIVPVEIQRRKRQTVDVVGPICESTDVFAIQRSMPETKRGDLLAIMTTGAYGYSISSNYNSRPRPAEVFVERDGARVIRDRETLDDLT, via the coding sequence ATGAAAAGTCAGATCGAATACCGCAAGGGACGTCTCTACATCGAAGATGTGCCGGCATCCGTTCTTGCGGAAAGATTCGGGACGCCGCTGTACGTTTACAGCAAGAACCAGATCACAAAGAACATCGGAAGTCTCCTGAAGGCGTTCGCGGTAATACCTAACTCGAGGATTCTTTACGCGCTCAAGGCCAATTCAAACGTTGAGATACTGAAACACATTCGTTCGACGGGCGTGGGCGCAGATACCGTGTCGGCGGGAGAAATTTTTCTCGCGCTCAAGGGCGGCTTCCCGCCGGCGTCGATTTCATTCGCGGGAGTCGGGAAGTGCGACACGGACATCGACTACGCCCTCGAGAGAAAAATCGGCACCATAATAATTGAATCGGTAGAAGAGCTTAAGGTCGTTTCAAAGCGGGCAGCGAATCTTGGGCAGACTGCAAGAGTTACATTCAGAGTCAATCCGGACGTCGACGCTCACACTCACCCTCACATTTCGACAGGACTCAAGGAGAATAAATTCGGGATACCTATCGAAAGTGCACGCGACGTCATCAGACTGGCCCGAACCTTAAAGAACGTCGAATTTCTCGGGCTGCATTGCCATATCGGATCGCAGATTACTGAAGTGGCGCCGTTCGAGGAGGCGGCGGATTCACTCAGGAAACTTGTCATGGAACTCAAGCGGGAGAGTATCAGGGTCAGACAAATCGATCTTGGAGGTGGGATCGGCGTACGATACGTGAACGCAATCAGGCATAAGTTGCTTCCGGAGGAAGGGAAGAAAGCCCATTCCATAAACCTGAACGATCTCGCGAAAGTCATAAAGAAGAAACTCGTATTCCCAAACTGCGAACTCGTGATGGAGCCCGGACGTTTCATCGTAGCAGAATCGGGCGTCCTTCTTACACGCGTTCTCTACAGGAAGAGGATCTCGGAGAGAAGCTTCGTGGTTGTCGACGCGGGAATGAACGATATGATGCGTCACGCGCTCTATTCCGCATACCACCAGATCGTGCCGGTTGAAATCCAAAGGAGGAAGCGGCAGACCGTCGATGTCGTCGGACCCATTTGTGAGTCTACGGATGTTTTTGCGATACAGCGTTCGATGCCGGAGACGAAGAGAGGGGATCTGCTCGCAATAATGACAACGGGCGCTTACGGATATTCAATCTCTTCCAACTACAATTCTCGCCCGAGACCGGCAGAGGTTTTCGTCGAGAGAGACGGCGCGCGCGTCATAAGAGACAGGGAGACTCTCGACGATTTGACTTAA
- a CDS encoding aspartate-semialdehyde dehydrogenase, whose product MKLYNVAVVGATGLVGRKMTQVLEERKFPVRNLTPLASRRSVGKSISFNGKSIPVQELKPESFSGIEIALFSAGASVSKEYAPIAAKAGTVVIDNSSAWRMDPEIPLVVPEVNRNDIFKHHGIIANPNCSTIQMVVALKPLHDKYRIKRVVVSTYQSVTGAGQRGVDQLDEELGKKQGNTQKFPHKIAFNCLPHIDVFREDGYTKEEFKMTFETTKIMGDDSIKVTATCVRVPVFGGHSESVNVEFEKDYDLEQVRELLRNAPGIIVEDDPAKNIYPMPMNAYDRDEVFVGRIRRDTTAPNALNMWIVSDNVRKGAATNAVQIAEELIKGRD is encoded by the coding sequence ATGAAGTTGTATAATGTTGCCGTTGTCGGTGCTACAGGACTCGTCGGAAGAAAAATGACTCAGGTACTCGAAGAAAGGAAGTTCCCCGTAAGGAACCTGACACCTCTTGCATCCAGGAGATCGGTCGGTAAATCAATTTCATTCAACGGCAAATCGATTCCCGTCCAGGAGTTGAAGCCGGAAAGTTTTTCTGGAATAGAGATCGCGCTCTTTTCCGCCGGTGCATCGGTGAGCAAAGAATATGCGCCGATAGCGGCAAAAGCCGGAACCGTCGTAATCGACAACAGCAGCGCATGGAGAATGGACCCGGAAATACCTCTCGTGGTTCCGGAAGTAAACAGGAACGACATCTTCAAGCATCACGGCATAATCGCAAATCCGAACTGTTCCACGATACAGATGGTCGTTGCATTGAAGCCGCTCCACGATAAATACCGGATCAAACGTGTCGTAGTCTCGACCTACCAGTCGGTTACCGGGGCCGGACAGAGGGGCGTCGATCAGCTGGACGAAGAACTGGGCAAGAAGCAGGGCAATACACAGAAGTTTCCTCACAAGATCGCCTTCAACTGTCTCCCGCATATCGATGTATTCCGCGAAGACGGTTACACGAAAGAAGAATTCAAGATGACATTCGAGACGACAAAGATAATGGGGGACGATTCGATAAAAGTAACCGCCACGTGCGTACGTGTTCCGGTTTTTGGCGGACACAGCGAGAGTGTAAACGTCGAATTTGAAAAAGACTACGATCTCGAACAGGTTCGCGAGCTGCTTAGGAATGCGCCAGGAATTATTGTGGAAGACGATCCCGCGAAAAACATTTACCCGATGCCTATGAACGCGTACGATCGCGATGAGGTTTTTGTGGGCCGCATACGGCGCGACACTACGGCACCAAATGCTCTGAACATGTGGATTGTGTCCGACAACGTTCGGAAGGGCGCGGCAACCAACGCAGTTCAGATAGCGGAAGAGCTGATAAAGGGGAGGGACTGA
- a CDS encoding MFS transporter: protein MLTRLDATDPYASLKIKDFRWFVIARFVLTFGIQMQSVIVGWQIYEMTHDALSLGLIGLAEAIPFLSVSLFAGHVADVVQRKKIIQLSSLIYVVCAIGLLLVSTNFHALVTQHSVSAIYVIIFITGIARGFMSPAQGAFAAQLVPRELFGNASTWNSLAWQTADVTGPAVGGLIYGFAGVGAAYFFVVVTTALGSLFFNIVRKRAIPEKKKTESIWQSLSVGLKYVFSNQIILSAVSLDMFAVFFGGAVAVLPMFADQVLHAGPKGLGFLRAAPAVGAIIMSIVQANYPFFKRAGRNLMICVFLFGVAIISFALSRNFYLSLAVLFFGGAVDDVSVVIRGTIIQIYSPDEMRGRIAAINGIFIGSSNELGAFESGLAAKLMGLVPSVIFGGVMTLIVVTAVKQFAPKLKSLKL from the coding sequence ATGTTGACTAGACTTGACGCGACCGACCCATACGCGTCGCTAAAGATAAAAGACTTCAGATGGTTCGTCATCGCACGCTTCGTGCTGACATTCGGCATCCAGATGCAGTCCGTGATCGTCGGGTGGCAAATTTACGAAATGACGCATGACGCGCTCTCGCTCGGCCTGATCGGTCTCGCGGAGGCAATTCCTTTTTTAAGCGTGTCGCTCTTTGCCGGGCATGTGGCCGACGTCGTTCAGCGGAAGAAGATCATTCAGCTATCGAGCCTGATCTACGTGGTATGTGCCATTGGGCTCCTTCTCGTGTCGACAAATTTTCATGCGCTCGTTACACAACACAGTGTTTCCGCGATTTATGTCATCATATTCATAACTGGCATTGCCCGGGGATTCATGTCGCCTGCGCAAGGAGCGTTCGCGGCTCAGCTTGTACCGCGCGAACTCTTCGGCAATGCGTCAACATGGAACAGTCTCGCATGGCAGACGGCGGATGTCACCGGCCCGGCAGTGGGGGGATTGATCTACGGCTTCGCGGGTGTCGGTGCCGCTTATTTTTTCGTCGTGGTTACGACTGCGCTCGGCTCGCTGTTCTTCAACATTGTAAGAAAGAGAGCCATTCCCGAGAAGAAAAAGACCGAATCGATATGGCAGAGCCTGTCCGTCGGTCTTAAATACGTTTTCAGCAACCAGATAATTCTCAGCGCGGTTTCCCTCGACATGTTCGCGGTCTTCTTCGGCGGAGCCGTGGCGGTGCTTCCGATGTTCGCAGACCAGGTGCTCCACGCCGGACCGAAGGGATTGGGATTCCTGCGAGCCGCACCTGCGGTGGGCGCCATCATTATGTCCATAGTCCAGGCAAACTACCCGTTTTTCAAAAGGGCCGGCCGCAACTTGATGATATGCGTATTTCTCTTTGGAGTCGCTATCATCTCGTTCGCGCTCTCGAGAAATTTCTATCTCTCGCTCGCCGTCCTCTTTTTCGGTGGAGCAGTCGACGATGTGAGTGTCGTGATACGTGGAACGATCATACAAATCTATTCACCCGACGAGATGCGTGGAAGAATTGCTGCGATCAACGGGATATTTATCGGTTCGTCAAACGAACTCGGAGCATTTGAATCGGGACTCGCGGCAAAACTCATGGGGCTCGTCCCGTCGGTGATATTTGGCGGCGTCATGACGCTGATAGTGGTTACTGCCGTGAAGCAGTTCGCACCGAAGCTGAAGAGCCTGAAACTGTAG